A genomic window from Chrysoperla carnea chromosome 3, inChrCarn1.1, whole genome shotgun sequence includes:
- the LOC123295798 gene encoding sugar transporter ERD6-like 14: MTLYSSKLHCFNVKYSHQYLCLFAGCLCYFLNGYQWGYLSPALVKLSENGYYQIPPLSSNAQSWMVTWLTIGFCPGAFCASYSNDLVGRKYSLILMFITSLMAHLCIYFAADIKLFYLSQFLRGFNSGWLFVTFPNYVSEIATSKLRGSFSAMGMAFMTIGSRCVAGTIQAVTSIETTALIGIIIALTILPFLFCISESPYYCLMKNNDSRGEDILKKLRNTQNVEKEFQEMKSMFIRNLQIKESSSWIKLFSTPVNFKVTLVTTGVLTIFELSGDLVMSNYVHTILKNTGLNVSLLTISIGLSATHLIPNILGAFIIECWGRKPLFILLCALSATGHYITALSMFLMDNTDANKSKLLGIFVVIGVMFFELAVGFGFIHISFTLGAELYPTNIKSKGVSLLKILMSVEGVLAVQIFELLTNINPFIPFCCMAVASSIGIVFGIVFVPETKSKSLARIQEDLNVT, from the exons ATGACTCTATATTCATCCAAATTACACTGTTTCAATGTAAAATACTCACATcaatatttgtgtttatttgcag gatgtttatgttattttttaaatggatatcAATGGGGATATCTTAGTCCTGCTCTGGTCAAATTAAGTGAAAATGGATATTATCAAATCCCACCGCTTTCATCAAACGCTCAATCTTGGATGGTTACATGGCTTACTATAGGATTTTGTCCTGGTGCTTTTTGTGCTTCATATTCAAATGATTTAGTTGGCAGAAAATATTCCTTAATATTGATGTTTATAACAAGTTTAATGGCACATTTGTGCATATATTTTGCTGCagatattaaattgttttatttatcacaatttttacGCGGTTTTAATAGTGGTTGGCTTTTTGTGACTTTTCCAAATTATGTGAGTGAAATAGCCACATCAAAACTTCGTGGCTCATTTTCAGCCATGGGTATGGCATTCATGACTATTGGTAGTCGGTGTGTTGCAGGCACAATTCAAGCAGTTACATCTATTGAAACTACAGCTCTAATTGGAATTATAATTGCATTAACCATACTACCATTCTTGTTCTGCATTAGCGAATCTCCATATTATTGTTTGATGAAGAATAACGATAGCAGAGGTgaggatattttaaaaaaacttcgtAATACCCAAAACGTAGAAAAAGAATTCCAGGAAATGAAATCAATGTTTATTAGAAATCTTCAAATTAAAGAATCCAGTTCATGGATTAAACTATTTTCAACACCAGTCAACTTTAAAGTGACACTTGTGACCACTGGAGTTTTAACAATATTTGAACTAAGTGGAGATTTAGTAATGAGTAATTATGTAcacacaattttgaaaaatactggATTGAATGTATCATTATTAACTATTTCGATAGGTTTGAGCGCAACGCATTTAATACCAAACATTCTTGGAGCTTTTATTATAGAGTGTTGGGGTAGaaaaccattatttattttactatgtgCTCTATCAGCTACTGGACATTATATTACCGCATTGTCTATGTTTTTAATGGATAATACGGatgcaaacaaatcaaaattattaggtATTTTTGTAGTTATTGGGGTGATGTTTTTTGAATTAGCTGTAGGGTTTGGCTTTATACACATATCATTCACTTTGGGAGCGGAATTGTATCCTACGAATATCAAATCAAAAGGTGTATCACTCTTAAAAATTCTTATGTCTGTTGAAGGAGTTTTAGCTgtgcaaatttttgaattattgacaaatattaatCCATTTATTCCATTCTGTTGTATGGCTGTGGCTAGTTCAATTGGTATAGTTTTTGGCATTGTTTTTGTACCTGAAACTAAAAGTAAATCATTAGCTAGAATACAAGAAGATTTAAATGTTACATAA